In Populus nigra chromosome 1, ddPopNigr1.1, whole genome shotgun sequence, one genomic interval encodes:
- the LOC133701239 gene encoding uncharacterized protein LOC133701239 isoform X2, translated as MTGYIERIDLSYNDLFGCLKLDLQNGHKLQTRQVTLKEAVVEVFNCRNAHFGESVYPWVENVTLGQDCSCCTLIAEKLFLTSPELLAWQGFSRLMLAGILMDTGNLTSPHCTTKDKYMATLLLNGAGRFGSNGFYQIMRYKMYDISDLKVVDILRKDFKKWTRGKPGATSSRLIVSNVGMSP; from the exons ATGACTGGTTACATTGAGCGGATTGATCTTTCATATAATGATCTGTTTGGGTGTCTCAAGTTAGATCTACAGAATGGACACAAGCTCCAAACAAGACAAGTG ACACTAAAGGAAGCGGTCGTTGAAGTATTCAACTGCAGAAATGCGCATTTT GGTGAATCTGTGTATCCTTGGGTTGAGAATGTTACTCTTGGTCAG GACTGCTCATGCTGTACCCTTATTGCTGAAAAGTTGTTCTTGACTTCACCTGAGCTATTGGCTTGGCAAGGATTCAGCAGACTTATG TTAGCTGGCATCCTAATGGACACTGGAAATCTTACTAGTCCTCATTGCACAACGAAAGACAAGTACATGGCTACTTTGTTACTCAATGGTGCTGGTCGCTTTGGATCCAATGGTTTTTACCAGATAA TGAGATACAAAATGTATGATATCTCTGATCTTAAAGTAGTCGACATATTGCGCAAGGATTTTAAGAAGTGGACAAGAG GTAAGCCAGGTGCAACTAGTTCAAGATTAATCGTGTCAAACGTTGGGATGAGTCCATAG
- the LOC133701239 gene encoding uncharacterized protein LOC133701239 isoform X1: MTGYIERIDLSYNDLFGCLKLDLQNGHKLQTRQVTLKEAVVEVFNCRNAHFGESVYPWVENVTLGQDCSCCTLIAEKLFLTSPELLAWQGFSRLMLAGILMDTGNLTSPHCTTKDKYMATLLLNGAGRFGSNGFYQIMRYKMYDISDLKVVDILRKDFKKWTRGGKPGATSSRLIVSNVGMSP; this comes from the exons ATGACTGGTTACATTGAGCGGATTGATCTTTCATATAATGATCTGTTTGGGTGTCTCAAGTTAGATCTACAGAATGGACACAAGCTCCAAACAAGACAAGTG ACACTAAAGGAAGCGGTCGTTGAAGTATTCAACTGCAGAAATGCGCATTTT GGTGAATCTGTGTATCCTTGGGTTGAGAATGTTACTCTTGGTCAG GACTGCTCATGCTGTACCCTTATTGCTGAAAAGTTGTTCTTGACTTCACCTGAGCTATTGGCTTGGCAAGGATTCAGCAGACTTATG TTAGCTGGCATCCTAATGGACACTGGAAATCTTACTAGTCCTCATTGCACAACGAAAGACAAGTACATGGCTACTTTGTTACTCAATGGTGCTGGTCGCTTTGGATCCAATGGTTTTTACCAGATAA TGAGATACAAAATGTATGATATCTCTGATCTTAAAGTAGTCGACATATTGCGCAAGGATTTTAAGAAGTGGACAAGAGG AGGTAAGCCAGGTGCAACTAGTTCAAGATTAATCGTGTCAAACGTTGGGATGAGTCCATAG
- the LOC133701239 gene encoding uncharacterized protein LOC133701239 isoform X3: MTGYIERIDLSYNDLFGCLKLDLQNGHKLQTRQVTLKEAVVEVFNCRNAHFGESVYPWVENVTLGQDCSCCTLIAEKLFLTSPELLAWQGFSRLMLAGILMDTGNLTSPHCTTKDKYMATLLLNGAGRFGSNGFYQIMRYKMYDISDLKVVDILRKDFKKWTRGRYWSLLKLWNL; this comes from the exons ATGACTGGTTACATTGAGCGGATTGATCTTTCATATAATGATCTGTTTGGGTGTCTCAAGTTAGATCTACAGAATGGACACAAGCTCCAAACAAGACAAGTG ACACTAAAGGAAGCGGTCGTTGAAGTATTCAACTGCAGAAATGCGCATTTT GGTGAATCTGTGTATCCTTGGGTTGAGAATGTTACTCTTGGTCAG GACTGCTCATGCTGTACCCTTATTGCTGAAAAGTTGTTCTTGACTTCACCTGAGCTATTGGCTTGGCAAGGATTCAGCAGACTTATG TTAGCTGGCATCCTAATGGACACTGGAAATCTTACTAGTCCTCATTGCACAACGAAAGACAAGTACATGGCTACTTTGTTACTCAATGGTGCTGGTCGCTTTGGATCCAATGGTTTTTACCAGATAA TGAGATACAAAATGTATGATATCTCTGATCTTAAAGTAGTCGACATATTGCGCAAGGATTTTAAGAAGTGGACAAGAG GGAGATACTGGTCTCTGCTGAAACTATGGAACTTATGA